Proteins encoded within one genomic window of Panacibacter microcysteis:
- a CDS encoding ABC transporter permease: MFKNYLNIAFRNLARHKVYSLINIAGLSIGLACSMLIILYVKDEVSYDQFHSNVNHIYRIVSRNERNGEERYNSNTGHLQGPRFKQNVPGLETFVRVQSGMEDVKLGNEIQSQSLLFVDSSFFSVFSFPLVEGNPKTCLTEPHSIVLSEDEAKKQFGNTSALGKTVMVKEDSTFVPYKVTAVSERCPQNSSIKFDVLLPFRSNEADAANNDNWYSYFLNTFVTVNPGSNVEAVEKQIQKFYIKDASATFTALNLKYGGPPDAKMETYFLQPFTDMHLNTQLPAQNGLSNQSNPVYSYILSGIALFILLIACINFVNLTVARSVKRAKEIGIRKVVGGDRRQLITQFLGESFVLCFLAFVMAIVLAIIVLPVFNDLANKKLAFSYLADARLVVGYIALFAVTSLLAGFYPALVLSGYKPVETLYSKFTLRGKNYLQKSLVVLQFALASFLIIATFTVYSQFDFLTHTDLGYDNTNIVKLQVNNLSHQKAALFKSELLKNANIVDAAAKNGGSWFTGAKIANDSSIQFAYETIDEHYLPMLKIPIVQGRNFSKDYPSDSISSILVNEAFVKKAGWKNPIGETVNFFYNNNEIYRVIGVVKDYHYAALNDTKIEPQVFTMKNSNDYGQVEVKIKPHTATEALKFLQSTFRQFFPMSPYQYVFKDEEYLKSYEAEEKWKQIILFGAVLTIFISCIGLFGLSVLSAEKRTKEIGIRKVLGASVQSIVTALSKDFLILVLIALIIAVPFAWIATNKWLEKYPYRISLSWELFAASGLMVICVALFTISFQSVKAAMSNPVKSLRTE; encoded by the coding sequence ATGTTCAAAAATTACCTCAACATTGCTTTCAGGAACCTTGCACGGCACAAGGTGTACTCCTTAATAAACATTGCAGGCTTAAGCATCGGGCTTGCCTGTTCTATGCTGATCATATTGTACGTAAAGGATGAAGTGAGCTATGACCAGTTCCACAGTAATGTCAATCACATTTACCGCATCGTAAGCAGGAACGAGCGAAACGGGGAAGAGCGATATAACAGTAATACCGGTCATCTGCAGGGTCCTCGTTTTAAGCAAAACGTACCGGGGCTGGAAACCTTCGTAAGGGTACAGTCGGGCATGGAAGATGTAAAGCTGGGGAATGAAATTCAATCTCAGTCTTTGTTGTTTGTAGACTCGTCTTTTTTCTCCGTATTCAGTTTTCCGCTGGTAGAAGGCAACCCCAAAACATGTTTAACAGAACCGCACTCAATCGTGTTGTCTGAAGACGAAGCTAAAAAGCAGTTTGGCAACACCAGCGCATTGGGCAAAACAGTAATGGTAAAAGAAGATTCCACATTTGTGCCTTATAAAGTAACCGCCGTTTCGGAAAGATGCCCGCAGAATTCTTCGATCAAGTTTGATGTATTGTTACCCTTCCGGTCAAATGAGGCAGATGCTGCAAACAATGATAACTGGTATAGTTACTTCCTCAACACGTTTGTTACGGTTAACCCGGGTTCAAATGTTGAGGCCGTGGAAAAGCAGATACAAAAATTCTATATCAAAGATGCGTCTGCAACATTTACTGCCTTGAATTTAAAATATGGCGGCCCGCCGGATGCAAAGATGGAAACATATTTCCTGCAGCCTTTTACAGACATGCACCTGAATACACAATTGCCTGCGCAGAATGGTTTAAGTAACCAAAGTAATCCTGTGTATTCTTATATTTTGTCAGGCATTGCCTTATTCATCCTGCTTATTGCATGTATCAACTTTGTTAACCTTACTGTTGCACGTTCTGTAAAAAGGGCGAAGGAAATAGGTATAAGAAAAGTAGTGGGCGGCGACAGGCGCCAACTGATTACACAGTTCCTGGGCGAATCGTTTGTACTTTGTTTCCTGGCTTTTGTTATGGCGATAGTGCTGGCCATAATTGTACTGCCCGTATTCAACGACCTGGCCAATAAAAAACTGGCGTTTTCTTACCTGGCCGATGCCAGGCTGGTAGTTGGTTATATTGCTTTGTTTGCAGTTACATCTTTGCTGGCAGGGTTTTATCCTGCGCTGGTATTATCAGGGTATAAACCTGTTGAAACATTGTATAGCAAGTTTACGCTGCGCGGCAAGAATTACCTGCAGAAGTCGTTGGTGGTTTTGCAGTTTGCGCTGGCATCTTTTCTGATCATTGCCACATTCACCGTTTATTCGCAGTTTGATTTTTTAACACATACAGACCTTGGCTACGATAATACCAATATTGTAAAACTCCAGGTAAACAATCTTTCGCACCAGAAAGCTGCTTTGTTTAAATCAGAGTTGCTTAAAAATGCCAATATTGTGGATGCTGCTGCAAAAAACGGAGGCTCCTGGTTTACGGGTGCAAAAATTGCAAATGATTCATCCATACAGTTTGCGTACGAAACGATTGATGAGCATTATCTGCCAATGCTTAAAATACCGATCGTCCAAGGCCGTAATTTTTCAAAAGATTATCCGTCAGATTCTATATCATCAATTTTGGTCAATGAAGCATTTGTAAAAAAAGCCGGCTGGAAGAACCCAATTGGTGAAACAGTGAACTTTTTTTATAACAATAATGAAATCTACCGCGTAATAGGTGTGGTAAAAGATTATCATTATGCTGCGTTGAATGATACGAAGATCGAGCCGCAGGTGTTTACCATGAAAAACAGCAACGATTACGGGCAGGTAGAAGTAAAGATCAAACCGCACACTGCCACCGAAGCGCTGAAGTTCCTGCAATCAACCTTCCGGCAGTTTTTCCCTATGAGCCCTTACCAGTATGTATTTAAAGATGAAGAATATTTAAAAAGCTACGAGGCAGAAGAAAAATGGAAACAGATCATTTTGTTTGGCGCGGTACTCACCATCTTCATCTCATGTATCGGTTTGTTTGGTTTATCAGTTCTTTCTGCAGAAAAACGCACCAAAGAAATTGGCATCAGAAAGGTGCTGGGCGCTTCTGTACAGAGTATTGTTACCGCTTTATCAAAAGACTTTCTTATACTCGTGCTCATTGCATTGATCATCGCTGTGCCGTTTGCATGGATTGCCACAAACAAGTGGCTGGAAAAATATCCTTACCGTATTTCATTAAGCTGGGAACTCTTTGCAGCCTCGGGTTTAATGGTTATCTGCGTGGCATTGTTCACCATTAGTTTCCAGTCAGTCAAGGCAGCCATGTCAAACCCTGTAAAGAGTTTAAGAACAGAGTAG